A portion of the Streptomyces coeruleoprunus genome contains these proteins:
- a CDS encoding (2Fe-2S)-binding protein, with protein sequence MRVNFTVNGRPQQADDVWEGESLLYVLRERLGLPGSKNACEQGECGSCTVRLDGVPVCSCLVAAGQVEGREVVTVEGLADYAKQRSEGGCATGACGTSLDEAKGWSAKGTDSQTGEGTELSPIQQAFIDAGAVQCGFCTPGLLVAADEMLERNPSPTDEDIREALSGNLCRCTGYEKILDAVRLAAARQGEAV encoded by the coding sequence ATGCGCGTCAATTTCACGGTCAACGGACGTCCGCAGCAGGCCGACGACGTCTGGGAGGGCGAGTCCCTCCTCTACGTCCTGCGTGAGCGCCTGGGCCTGCCCGGCTCCAAGAACGCGTGCGAGCAGGGCGAGTGCGGCTCCTGTACGGTCCGCCTGGACGGTGTGCCCGTCTGTTCCTGTCTGGTCGCCGCCGGGCAGGTCGAGGGCCGCGAGGTCGTCACCGTCGAGGGCCTGGCCGACTACGCCAAGCAGCGCTCCGAGGGCGGCTGCGCCACGGGCGCCTGCGGCACCTCGCTGGACGAGGCCAAGGGCTGGTCCGCCAAGGGCACCGACTCCCAGACCGGCGAAGGCACCGAGCTGTCGCCGATCCAGCAGGCCTTCATCGACGCGGGCGCCGTCCAGTGCGGCTTCTGCACCCCGGGCCTGCTCGTCGCGGCCGACGAGATGCTGGAGCGCAACCCGTCCCCCACGGACGAGGACATCCGCGAGGCGCTGTCCGGCAACCTCTGCCGCTGCACCGGTTACGAGAAGATTCTGGACGCGGTCCGCCTGGCCGCGGCCCGCCAGGGGGAGGCAGTCTGA
- a CDS encoding xanthine dehydrogenase family protein subunit M translates to MDFLRPASWEEALAAKAEHPTAVPIAGGTDVMVEINFDHRRPEYLLDLNRIELLREWEVGEENVRLGASVPYTQIMEHLRAELPGLALASHTVASPQIRNRGGVGGNLGTASPAGDAHPALLAAGAEVEVESVRGSRFIPIDEFYTGVKRNALAPDELIKTVHIKKADGPQQYSKVGTRNAMVIAVCAFGLALHPETRTVRTGIGSAAPTPVRAKEAEDFLNAALEEGGFWDNGKIITPSIAKQFADLASAACNPIDDVRGTAKYRRHAVGIMARRTLGWTWEQYRGSARTLEGAA, encoded by the coding sequence ATGGACTTCCTTCGCCCCGCAAGCTGGGAGGAGGCGCTCGCCGCCAAGGCGGAGCACCCCACGGCTGTGCCGATCGCGGGTGGCACCGATGTCATGGTCGAGATCAACTTCGACCACCGGCGGCCCGAGTACCTTCTGGACCTCAACCGCATCGAGCTGCTCCGCGAGTGGGAGGTCGGCGAGGAGAACGTCCGGCTGGGCGCCTCCGTCCCGTACACCCAGATCATGGAGCACCTGCGGGCCGAGCTGCCCGGCCTGGCGCTCGCCTCCCACACCGTCGCATCCCCCCAGATCCGCAACCGCGGCGGGGTTGGCGGCAACCTGGGCACCGCGTCCCCCGCCGGCGACGCCCACCCGGCCCTGCTCGCCGCGGGCGCCGAGGTCGAGGTCGAGTCGGTGCGCGGCAGCCGGTTCATCCCCATCGACGAGTTCTACACCGGCGTCAAGCGCAACGCGCTCGCCCCCGACGAGCTGATCAAGACCGTCCACATCAAGAAGGCGGACGGCCCGCAGCAGTACTCCAAGGTGGGTACCCGCAACGCCATGGTCATCGCGGTCTGCGCCTTCGGTCTCGCCCTCCACCCCGAGACCCGCACCGTCCGGACGGGCATCGGCTCCGCCGCGCCCACCCCGGTCCGCGCCAAGGAGGCCGAGGACTTCCTGAACGCCGCGCTCGAAGAGGGCGGTTTCTGGGACAACGGCAAGATCATCACCCCGTCGATCGCCAAGCAGTTCGCGGACCTCGCGTCCGCCGCCTGCAACCCGATCGACGACGTACGAGGCACCGCCAAGTACCGCCGGCACGCCGTCGGCATCATGGCCCGCCGCACCCTCGGCTGGACCTGGGAGCAGTACCGCGGCAGCGCCCGCACGCTTGAAGGAGCTGCATAA